CGTTGCGCACGACGTACGAGCCGGTGCGGGCCACCGTCAAGAAGGGCGCCGAGGTGACGACGGGCGAGGCGCTGGGGGTACTGGAACTCCCCAGGGCCCACTGCCCGAGCAGCTGCCTCCACTGGGGCCTGCTGAGAGCCAAGACATACCTGAACCCGTTGTCGCTGCTGCCACCGTGGCTGCTACGACGCGGGACGTCCCGCTTGCTGCCGATGACGGACGCACCACTGCTGCGACTGTTGCCGTGGGGGTGGGAGGCTGGGCCGGGGTAGATGCTGCCCCGCTGCGGGCGCGGCAGCTCGCCAGGAGCGCGCGGCACTCCAGCTGCTCGCTTCGGTGAGCGGGGGATCAGGCCCGGACGCCCCGCAGGGCCATGGCGACGGCTGCGTCGGTGATGGCGGAAGGGTCCTCCGCGGCGCCCAGCTCGATGCGCCGCACGGCCGCGTCCACGACGCCCTGCAGGAGCATCGCCGCAAGCCGGGGCTCCGCGTGCCCGAGCTCGCGCAGCGCCTCGCCGATCATGGCGACGAGCCCGCCGTGCGCGGCCCGGATCTTCTCCCGCGCGCCCGCGTCCAGCTCGGCCGCGGAGATCGCGACGACGGCCCGGTGGCGCCGGTCCCCCACCAGGTCGAGCTGCCGCCGGACGTACGCCTCGACCTTGCCCTCGGCGGACTCCGCCCCCTCCATCGAGGCGGAGACCTCCGCCGCCCAGACGGGGAAGTCAACCTCGCACAGCTCCTCGACGACCGCGGCACGCGACCGGAAGTACTCGTACACGGATGACCGTGCGAGCCCCGTGCGTTCAGCGAGGGCGGGGAAGGTCAACGCCTCCGTACCGCCCTCGGACAGCAGGGACCGCGCAGCGTCCAGGAGGGCGCCGCGCTGCATCGACCGGTGCTCGGCCACGGAGGCCGCTCGAATCCTTGGCACGCCCTCCACTCTACGGACGTGACCGCCAGGACGGGAGTCGATCCACCCCCTGGAAACCCGCGGCCCGGCCGCACGGCACAGGCCGGGGCAGGGACGATTCAGCGCGCTCAGCGGCCGAAACTTGCCAGCTTCGCCCGCAGCTGGAGCACGGATTTCGTGTGGATCTGGCTCACCCGGCTCTCCGTCACCCCGAGCACGTTTCCGATCTCGGCGAGCGTCAGCCCTTCGTAGTAGTAGAGCGTGACGACTGTCTTCTCGCGCTCCGGGAGCGTATTGATCGCGCGCGCGAGCAGCCTCCGGAGC
This Streptomyces sp. NBC_01283 DNA region includes the following protein-coding sequences:
- a CDS encoding TetR/AcrR family transcriptional regulator encodes the protein MAEHRSMQRGALLDAARSLLSEGGTEALTFPALAERTGLARSSVYEYFRSRAAVVEELCEVDFPVWAAEVSASMEGAESAEGKVEAYVRRQLDLVGDRRHRAVVAISAAELDAGAREKIRAAHGGLVAMIGEALRELGHAEPRLAAMLLQGVVDAAVRRIELGAAEDPSAITDAAVAMALRGVRA